A single window of Pirellulales bacterium DNA harbors:
- a CDS encoding PSD1 and planctomycete cytochrome C domain-containing protein: MRQALWIVIVAHGAILPLRAAPPAIDFYRDVRPILSNTCYQCHGPDAGTREAGLRLDVRQGLFTPADSGAMPVVPGNLDSSELIRRITSIDESERMPPADSVNKLTPAQMDVLKRWVESGAPWQEHWAYIPPARTSPPEVQDQSWGAGAIDRFILARLESEQLRPAPPADATTLVRRLSFDLTGLPPKQDDVESLQSAPTPDNYLALVDQYLASEHFGERLAVYWLDLVRYADSCGYHSDNPHSISPYRDYVIRAFNENLPFDQFTREQLAGDLLPSATLAQRVATGFNRLDKTTEEGGAQDGEYLVKSAADRVRTVAGVWLAATLGCAECHDHKFDPYTARDFYSFAAFFADVQGKGVYKAGNRDPVVQAPNYADAARVAQLDKAIQDCQVRVDASGNDNTAAANELASLNAERAELAKRFIPSMVTVSVEPREMRILPRGDWLNHSGEVVLPAVPAFLPQPPVADRRLTRLDLANWLVDRRHPLTARVFVNRLWKLFFGAGLARGLDDLGAQGEPPTHPELLDWLAVEFIESDWDIKHLVRTIVASNAYQQSSVPSAELVERDPQNRLYARQSRWRLEAEFIHDVALSASGLLTPQIGGPSVKPYQPEGYWEFLNFPKRKWVADQGAKQYRRGLYTHWQRTFLHPSLLAFDASTREECAAQRAVSNTPKAALALLNDPSFVEAAKALAARALHEGGATDQQRIAWTWREATSRQPNANEIELLGALLADARSAYEAHPESASLVLAVGQTPPATDLPPIEQASWTAVARAVLNLSETITRN; this comes from the coding sequence ATGCGGCAGGCGTTGTGGATTGTCATTGTGGCGCATGGCGCGATTCTTCCGCTGCGCGCCGCTCCGCCCGCCATCGACTTTTACCGCGATGTGCGGCCGATTCTCTCCAACACCTGTTATCAGTGTCACGGTCCCGACGCTGGCACGCGCGAGGCCGGGCTCCGGCTCGATGTGCGCCAAGGTTTGTTCACCCCCGCCGACAGCGGCGCCATGCCCGTTGTACCGGGCAATTTGGATAGCAGCGAGCTCATTCGTCGCATCACCTCGATCGACGAGTCAGAGCGCATGCCCCCGGCCGACAGCGTCAACAAACTCACGCCCGCGCAAATGGATGTGCTCAAGCGCTGGGTCGAGTCGGGCGCGCCGTGGCAGGAACATTGGGCGTACATCCCCCCCGCGCGTACCAGCCCGCCCGAGGTGCAAGACCAGTCCTGGGGCGCCGGCGCCATCGACCGCTTCATCCTGGCGCGACTGGAGTCGGAGCAATTGCGGCCGGCGCCGCCAGCCGACGCCACAACGCTGGTTCGCCGGCTCAGCTTCGACCTGACTGGCCTCCCGCCCAAGCAAGACGATGTCGAGTCGCTGCAATCGGCGCCAACTCCCGACAACTATTTGGCGCTGGTCGATCAGTATCTCGCCTCCGAGCATTTTGGCGAGCGCTTGGCCGTCTACTGGCTCGATCTGGTCCGCTACGCCGATTCGTGTGGCTATCACAGCGACAACCCGCACTCCATTTCTCCTTACCGCGACTATGTAATTCGCGCGTTCAACGAGAATCTGCCGTTCGATCAATTCACGCGCGAGCAATTGGCCGGCGACCTGCTGCCAAGCGCCACGTTGGCCCAGCGCGTCGCCACCGGCTTCAACCGGCTCGACAAGACCACCGAGGAGGGTGGCGCGCAAGACGGCGAGTATCTCGTCAAGTCGGCCGCCGATCGCGTCCGCACCGTGGCCGGCGTCTGGCTCGCCGCCACCCTCGGCTGCGCCGAGTGCCACGATCACAAGTTCGATCCCTACACCGCGCGCGACTTCTACAGCTTCGCCGCTTTCTTCGCCGACGTGCAAGGCAAGGGAGTCTACAAAGCGGGCAATCGCGATCCCGTGGTCCAGGCGCCAAACTACGCCGATGCCGCTCGCGTCGCGCAGCTAGACAAAGCGATCCAAGATTGCCAGGTCCGCGTCGATGCCAGCGGCAACGACAATACTGCCGCCGCAAACGAACTGGCGTCGTTAAACGCCGAGCGCGCCGAACTGGCAAAGCGTTTCATCCCCAGCATGGTCACGGTCTCCGTCGAACCGCGCGAGATGCGCATCCTGCCACGCGGCGATTGGCTCAACCACTCGGGCGAGGTGGTCCTCCCCGCCGTGCCCGCTTTTCTGCCGCAGCCTCCCGTGGCCGATCGCCGGCTCACTCGGTTGGATCTCGCCAATTGGCTGGTCGATCGCCGCCATCCGCTCACGGCGCGCGTCTTCGTCAATCGCCTCTGGAAGCTCTTTTTCGGCGCGGGTCTCGCCCGCGGACTGGACGACCTCGGCGCGCAAGGCGAACCGCCAACCCATCCCGAACTACTTGATTGGCTCGCCGTGGAGTTCATCGAAAGTGACTGGGACATCAAACATCTGGTGCGGACGATCGTTGCGTCCAATGCCTACCAGCAATCGTCGGTCCCTTCCGCCGAACTTGTAGAGCGCGATCCGCAAAACCGCTTGTACGCCCGGCAATCGCGCTGGCGACTGGAGGCCGAGTTCATTCACGACGTCGCCCTGTCCGCCAGCGGACTGTTGACGCCACAAATCGGCGGCCCCAGCGTCAAACCCTATCAGCCCGAGGGATATTGGGAGTTTCTCAACTTTCCCAAGCGCAAGTGGGTCGCCGACCAGGGCGCCAAGCAGTATCGCCGGGGGCTCTACACCCATTGGCAGCGCACCTTTCTGCACCCCAGTCTGCTCGCCTTCGACGCATCGACGCGCGAAGAGTGCGCAGCGCAGCGCGCCGTGTCGAACACCCCCAAGGCCGCGCTGGCCCTGTTGAACGATCCCAGCTTTGTCGAGGCGGCCAAGGCGCTGGCCGCCCGCGCCCTGCATGAAGGAGGCGCCACCGACCAGCAGCGCATCGCCTGGACCTGGCGCGAAGCCACCTCGCGCCAGCCCAACGCCAACGAAATCGAACTGCTCGGCGCCTTGCTCGCCGATGCGCGATCCGCCTACGAAGCCCATCCCGAGTCGGCCTCGCTGGTGCTGGCCGTGGGACAAACTCCCCCCGCCACCGACCTCCCACCGATCGAGCAAGCCAGTTGGACTGCCGTCGCCCGCGCGGTGCTCAATCTCAGCGAAACGATCACCCGGAACTAA
- a CDS encoding DUF1501 domain-containing protein, producing MLHLLPSPDMNRRAFLGRASLGLGAAALASLHASPANANTLGVAPAVSGLPHHAAKAKRVIFLCMAGGPSHLETFDPKPKLAELHGQPMPASFTAGQPIAQLQGQELVCHAPMFDFERYGESGQQICKALPRIGAIADDICIVRSLHTDQINHDPAHTVMNTGTSISGRPSMGSWALYGLGSECQDLPGFIVLTSTSPDGRSPQPIAARQWHSGFLPSRYQGVAFASHGDAVHYLSSPPGVDHAQQGRLVKTIGQLDTLRNQALANPEIDARVTQYELAFQMQTSVPDLMDISQEPQSVRELYGVESADGTFAYNCLLARRLAERGVRFIQLYHRDWDHHNDLVKYFNICARDCDRATAALITDLKQRGMLQDTLIVWGGEFGRTPMAQSNKGGVGRDHHMRAFSMFLAGGGVRGGLTYGGTDELGYHAVENPVHVNDLHATMLHLLGIDHRRLTFRYQGRDFRLTDVGGEVVQSILS from the coding sequence ATGCTCCATCTGCTGCCGTCGCCAGACATGAACCGCCGCGCCTTTCTCGGTCGCGCTTCGCTCGGTCTCGGCGCCGCCGCGCTGGCCAGTCTCCATGCTTCACCCGCAAATGCCAACACCCTAGGCGTCGCACCAGCGGTCAGCGGCCTGCCGCATCATGCCGCCAAGGCCAAGCGGGTGATCTTTCTCTGCATGGCCGGTGGTCCTTCGCATCTGGAGACCTTCGATCCCAAACCCAAACTCGCCGAACTGCATGGCCAGCCCATGCCTGCCTCCTTCACCGCCGGGCAGCCGATCGCCCAGTTGCAAGGCCAAGAACTGGTGTGCCATGCGCCCATGTTCGACTTCGAGCGCTATGGCGAGTCGGGACAACAGATCTGTAAAGCTCTGCCGCGCATCGGCGCCATCGCCGACGACATTTGCATCGTCCGCTCGCTGCACACCGATCAGATCAATCACGACCCTGCCCATACCGTGATGAACACTGGCACATCGATCAGCGGGCGGCCGAGCATGGGCTCCTGGGCACTCTACGGACTTGGCAGCGAGTGCCAGGACCTGCCCGGCTTCATTGTGCTCACCAGCACCAGCCCCGATGGGCGCAGTCCGCAGCCCATCGCCGCGCGCCAGTGGCATAGCGGTTTCTTGCCCAGCCGCTATCAGGGCGTGGCCTTCGCGTCCCACGGCGACGCCGTTCACTACTTGAGCAGCCCGCCCGGCGTCGATCACGCTCAACAAGGCCGGCTGGTCAAAACCATCGGCCAGCTCGACACGCTGCGCAATCAAGCGCTCGCCAATCCAGAAATCGACGCCCGCGTCACACAGTACGAACTGGCCTTTCAGATGCAGACCAGCGTGCCCGATTTAATGGACATTTCGCAAGAGCCACAAAGCGTGCGCGAGTTGTACGGCGTCGAATCGGCCGATGGAACATTCGCCTACAACTGCCTGCTGGCGCGCCGTCTGGCCGAGCGCGGCGTCCGCTTCATTCAGCTTTATCACCGCGATTGGGATCACCACAACGATCTGGTCAAGTACTTCAACATTTGCGCGCGCGATTGCGATCGCGCCACCGCTGCCCTCATCACCGATCTCAAGCAGCGCGGCATGCTGCAAGACACGCTCATCGTCTGGGGGGGCGAATTCGGCCGCACCCCCATGGCGCAGAGCAACAAGGGAGGCGTCGGCCGCGATCATCACATGCGCGCCTTTAGCATGTTCCTGGCGGGCGGCGGCGTCCGTGGCGGCCTTACCTACGGCGGCACCGACGAGTTAGGCTATCACGCCGTCGAAAACCCCGTCCACGTCAACGATCTCCACGCCACCATGCTGCACCTGTTAGGCATCGACCACCGGCGCCTCACTTTTCGATACCAAGGCCGCGACTTCCGCCTCACCGACGTCGGCGGCGAGGTCGTGCAATCCATCTTGTCGTAG
- a CDS encoding WXG100 family type VII secretion target produces the protein MSQAIVNPEEMRRFAQNLKRFSNELQAQMLSLRGQMTSLSQTWRDKEQQKFSDEFERAMQSVAKFVEASDEHIPFLLRKAERAEEYLRQR, from the coding sequence ATGTCGCAAGCCATCGTCAATCCCGAGGAAATGCGGCGCTTCGCCCAAAACCTCAAACGCTTCAGCAACGAGTTGCAAGCCCAGATGCTCTCGCTGCGCGGGCAAATGACCTCGCTGAGTCAAACCTGGCGCGACAAGGAGCAGCAAAAATTCTCCGACGAGTTTGAACGGGCCATGCAGTCGGTCGCCAAGTTCGTCGAGGCGTCCGACGAGCATATTCCTTTCCTGCTCCGCAAGGCGGAACGAGCCGAAGAATACCTGCGACAGCGATAG